The following are from one region of the Amia ocellicauda isolate fAmiCal2 chromosome 1, fAmiCal2.hap1, whole genome shotgun sequence genome:
- the LOC136750415 gene encoding tudor domain-containing 6: MCSIPGLPTPGSKITVHLTRVNLNPLCVLVELWANFDKEKKSEYQQMRAEIQFPKEKFKDAEGNPGDLCLVQILETWYRARVVSRNGSDYNVFLIDEGRTLAVGAYNLAWGHNIFFHLPPEVEFCVLANILPLSPENKWSPMALEFLKSLCGRTVEGYVQDVLVPHRAFLIDIPSISKQMYEMGFAKKLSSEMFKFYVERSLQSFTGTMACPESNRISSHVRIEPSESSVVHKSKLDIKQGYFYPQLQADTVEMVTVTELTNPLRFFCQLRIFSQELKKLTDQMMQKYEGRLSAENIRPEALGFPCASRGSDGKWYRSILQQVFPCKNLVEVLHVDYGKKEFVPIGNIRPLAPEFFRMPVVTYMCSMLGITDQGAGWSASQIDFLKSLLLHRVVIGKFEYQSYSEGVYYVTLYGDDNLNLNNLFGMKEKCLIESEKLHGDYAIVRTTIAPKAQTLLGSRVQRSSPIPCGTGTEEMLAKTSTPNLKLNSTYEAVVEYVISPSEFWIQTQEYAIEFDQLMNDIVDLYDNASRMEGVIRTPTVGLFCVAKSKDDVFYRAIVSEVLGEQAKVYFVDYGNTETVAWYNLKVLPTKYQEIPALALKCCLHGVRPKDENWSQNAISFFTKAVGDKVLQVYTYAKLHDKYAVQLTDASAEEGNINCLMCNAGFAEYEDVKKSVPRLQRMPLPMPTVQNQSVKTLLNVTRESNPCSLPTSIIAGSETRTVFKEHLFPIGSNIDVTVSYIESPNDFWCQMSKSGGSLNLLMQDIQKYYADSPDTYLPVEAACIARLPGNGIWYRALIIRKHASLEVDVLLIDYGNTERVPLKDLRAINPAFIQLKGQAFRCSLYNLIHPSGQDPLKWSDAAISEFQQFVDSAASSHLDMKCTIYAVMYDSNKVVFNVVDLETPFQSVCSLLVQKGLAQRAPLKKAPHPPFRLDTYYYSMHNIKTGGEEEVCVTHVKSVGHFYCQLGRNSDMVDKLAEKVNYLCQQLERIDCPQTFGTVCFAKYSDGQWYRGQIKSVFPKIQVYFVDYGDMQEVDKSDLLPIPIEASDLMSVPVQAVHCGLVDVPADVPSDVNSWFESIVIGKCFRALVVAKEPCGKLMIELYDGKMQLNSKIKDTFQIEALRQSVALGCSVTKFPRPETMACKTKDEFKARSLPQMSDLKNRKEKDIQSFHKDACQQPQREVKQFSSVGIQWEPEEESFGDSKNGHKQQIPPSKSEYSAAPTVKSGSSLNNPETNSHAVSNSKDQSILSVNSLVMPKLADLPSKCLKPGQVKEVYVSHVNNPSSFFVQLTEEEDEIFSIVEKLNQDLVSIEFRKLELDDLVCAEFPDDNSWYRAVVRNTFSNGTVLVEFIDFGNTATISSSKICWLHKKFLKAPRFSIHCLLNGVQSTNSNSEWGQEAGLHFKQATENGEKFTCSFIKITGSLWEVSLQDQSTTLTDHLITSGFAVNFDNVSKEPESPQTSSGRDISEGSAVTPEKQMKDPEVPPLCYTRCAISENQTIEVYGSCLVGPEYFWCQYANSNDLQRIAEVADQTGNNEAGHICVEALYPGSPCLALFSEDGHWYRAELKAKTNHALSILFVDYGNEVEVDENCLKSMPSPLFKIPTQAFLCQLEGFNLSHGSWDSNAADKFYELLLDQLLNVTILKWEDFGNGEPPKFHVKVECNGQVVNDLMRNYWKTCTSVDITLANSELAALSESFPCEDETEVTLEVQRTVNEFLAHPEEQSTSVTLSIEQCLPEQYEKVVMELHDEYEATNGTMHLDVQSVFSSEEQLEDGKVTQVEITKQASGSEKIHTGFEKQSAESTRETFKDEAETEVDEPLVAETGVQNTDAQVLQAVTEDLEDPEEETIHADIDPCGLCDPQRIGNVEVVSQAAHVQIDLQGMVSLEERPKCISAGTGEQIEATSKETDECKTLKILLEESNLDKETPTIKPIMDFQGTGVDPTISKTLGLQTSSLLEFPCKLDEAVQVCQQAEESFELLDSHEDEQAEYSDIYEEVFKQCCSEPVCQDRPVPEEAGDAPASMDVVHVMQVQEDAQKTRIEPDCSGLKRMEELSSGFECVVWSYVYNTWCNARILKIYKDTTKVLLLESDAEAIVDSRSIWKSVPKEMHFKDQLIQGKSTKTEDISLDQTVQQDMFLENYPERETGSEFASSTSKQNKSALEELFQVEALEACAPVHVEMCAKLEVEHMSEDEMIIYERSTEIPLEVFKGVPKLCLEGEEMPEDFDFQ; the protein is encoded by the exons ATGTGTTCGATTCCTGGCCTCCCAACACCAGGCTCAAAAATTACGGTTCACCTTACCAGGGTAAATCTAAATCCACTTTGTGTTCTGGTGGAACTATGGGCTAACTTTGATAAAGAGAAAAAGTCTGAATATCAGCAAATGAGAGCAGAAATTCAGTTTCCCAAGGAAAAATTTAAAGATGCAGAGGGAAATCCAGGAGACTTATGCCTGGTACAAATACTTGAAACATGGTACAGAGCTAGGGTCGTCTCAAGAAATGGTTCAGATTATAATGTGTTCCTTATTGACGAAGGAAGAACTCTTGCTGTTGGAGCATATAATTTAGCATGGGGTCACAATATCTTTTTCCACCTGCCTCCTGAGGTAGAATTCTGTGTTCTTGCCAATATTTTACCATTGTCACCTGAGAACAAATGGTCTCCAATGGCATTAGAGTTCCTGAAATCTCTCTGTGGTAGAACAGTTGAAGGATATGTTCAAGATGTGCTCGTACCCCATAGAGCATTCCTCATTGACATTCCCAGTATATCCAAACAGATGTACGAAATGGGATTTGCTAAGAAGTTGTCCAGTGAAATGTTTAAGTTCTATGTTGAAAGATCATTACAGTCATTTACTGGCACTATGGCCTGTCCAGAATCAAATCGAATTTCTTCCCATGTACGAATTGAACCATCAGAGTCTAGTGTTGTCCACAAGAGTAAACTTGACATCAAGCAGGGTTACTTTTACCCACAGTTACAAGCAGACACCGTTGAGATGGTAACTGTTACAGAGCTAACAAACCCTCTACGTTTTTTTTGCCAGTTGAGAATTTTTTCTCAGGAGTTAAAGAAACTAACGGATCAGATGATGCAGAAATACGAAGGAAGATTAAGTGCAGAGAACATAAGACCTGAAGCTTTGGGCTTTCCATGTGCTTCTAGAGGAAGTGATGGGAAGTGGTATAGGTCAATCTTGCAGCAGGTGTTCCCATGCAAGAATCTTGTAGAGGTATTGCATGTTGACTATGGAAAGAAAGAATTTGTTCCAATTGGTAACATCAGACCATTAGCACCTGAATTCTTCAGAATGCCTGTTGTTACATACATGTGTTCCATGCTTGGGATAACTGACCAAGGTGCTGGATGGTCAGcttctcaaattgacttcctgaaGTCCTTGCTATTGCACCGTGTAGTGATTGGAAAATTTGAGTATCAGAGTTACTCAGAGGGTGTATACTATGTAACACTCTATGGAGATGATAATCTGAATTTGAATAACTTATTTGGAATGAAAGAGAAGTGTCTGATAGAATCTGAGAAACTGCATGGGGATTATGCCATTGTGAGAACCACCATAGCTCCAAAAGCTCAAACATTGTTGGGAAGCAGAGTTCAGCGGTCTTCACCAATCCCCTGTGGAACTGGCACAGAGGAAATGCTTGCAAAGACTTCAACACCAAATCTTAAACTCAACTCAACTTATGAAGCAGTTGTAGAGTATGTAATTAGCCCCTCAGAATTTTGGATTCAGACACAAGAGTATGCCATTGAATTTGACCAGCTAATGAATGACATTGTTGACCTTTATGACAATGCATCTCGAATGGAAGGTGTAATCAGAACCCCTACGGTTGGGCTGTTTTGTGTTGCCAAGTCTAAGGATGATGTGTTTTATCGGGCCATTGTCAGTGAAGTTCTAGGGGAGCAAGCAAAGGTGTATTTTGTTGATTATGGCAACACAGAAACTGTTGCGTGGTACAACCTGAAAGTTCTACCTACCAAATACCAGGAGATACCCGCTTTAGCTCTGAAGTGCTGCCTTCATGGTGTCAGGCCCAAGGATGAGAATTGGAGTCAGAATGCAATTTCTTTCTTTACAAAAGCAGTTGGAGACAAGGTGCTTCAGGTTTATACATATGCCAAGCTTCACGACAAATATGCTGTCCAATTAACAGATGCATCGGCTGAAGAAGGGAATATAAATTGCTTGATGTGTAATGCTGGTTTTGCAGAATATGAGGACGTCAAGAAATCGGTCCCCAGGCTTCAAAGAATGCCTCTCCCTATGCCCACAGTGCAAAATCAAAGCGTAAAAACACTCTTAAATGTAACCAGAGAGAGCAATCCTTGTTCTTTGCCTACCAGCATTATAGCAGGATCCGAGACCAGGACTGTCTTCAAAGAGCATTTATTTCCAATAGGGAGTAACATAGATGTTACGGTCTCTTATATTGAAAGCCCGAATGACTTTTGGTGCCAGATGTCAAAAAGTGGAGGAAGTCTTAATTTGCTGATGCAAGACATTCAGAAATACTATGCTGATTCTCCTGATACTTATCTGCCTGTTGAAGCTGCCTGCATTGCTCGGCTACCTGGAAATGGAATATGGTACAGAGCTTTAATTATCCGAAAGCATGCATCCCTAGAAGTTGATGTTTTACTCATTGATTATGGCAATACAGAGAGAGTTCCCTTGAAAGACCTACGAGCCATAAATCCAGCATTTATTCAGCTGAAAGGTCAAGCTTTTAGATGCAGCCTCTACAATTTGATTCATCCTTCGGGTCAAGATCCTTTGAAGTGGAGTGATGCTGCAATATCGGAGTTTCAGCAGTTCGTGGATTCTGCAGCTTCCTCCCACTTGGATATGAAATGTACAATTTATGCAGTTATGTATGATTCCAACAAAGTGGTCTTCAACGTGGTAGACCTTGAAACACCGTTTCAGAGTGTTTGCAGCTTACTGGTTCAAAAGGGCTTAGCCCAGCGTGCCCCACTGAAAAAAGCCCCGCACCCACCTTTCCGTCTAGACACCTACTACTATTCTATGCACAATATCAAAACCGGTGGTGAGGAGGAAGTCTGTGTTACTCATGTGAAATCTGTGGGCCACTTCTATTGCCAGCTTGGGCGGAATTCTGATATGGTCGATAAACTGGCAGAGAAGGTAAACTATCTGTGCCAACAGTTGGAACGCATAGATTGTCCTCAGACATTTGGCACAGTGTGTTTTGCAAAATACTCTGATGGTCAGTGGTACAGGGGACAGATTAAATCAGTGTTTCCAAAAATCCAGGTCTATTTTGTGGACTATGGTGATATGCAAGAAGTAGATAAATCTGATCTGCTGCCAATTCCTATTGAGGCTAGTGATCTAATGTCTGTGCCAGTCCAAGCAGTTCACTGTGGATTGGTAGATGTCCCAGCAGATGTACCAAGTGATGTCAACAGCTGGTTTGAGAGTATTGTCATTGGCAAGTGTTTCAGAGCTTTAGTAGTGGCAAAAGAACCATGTGGAAAACTGATGATTGAACTCTATGATGGTAAAATGCAGCTGAATTCAAAGATCAAAGACACATTTCAAATAGAGGCTTTAAGACAAAGTGTTGCTCTTGGGTGTTCAGTTACCAAATTCCCCAGGCCTGAGACAATGGCATGCAAGACCAAAGATGAATTTAAAGCTAGGTCTCTGCCACAGATGAGTGATCTtaagaacagaaaagaaaaagacattcaGTCTTTTCATAAAGATGCCTGTCAGCAACCACAAAGAGAAGTGAAACAGTTCAGCAGTGTTGGAATTCAGTGGGAACCTGAAGAGGAAAGCTTTGGAGATTCTAAAAATGGACACAAGCAGCAGATTCCTCCATCAAAATCAGAGTACAGTGCAGCACCTACTGTTAAATCTGGTAGCAGTCTAAACAACCCTGAGACAAATTCACATGCTGTATCCAATTCAAAAGACCAAAGTATCTTAAGTGTGAATTCTTTGGTTATGCCTAAACTTGCAGACCTCCcatcaaaatgtttaaaacctGGTCAAGTAAAGGAAGTGTATGTGTCCCATGTCAATAACCCTTCTAGCTTCTTTGTACAGCTCACAGAAGAGGAAGATGAAATCTTCTCAATCGTAGAAAAACTCAACCAAGATCTGGTATCTATTGAATTTAGGAAGTTGGAGTTGGATGATCTAGTGTGTGCAGAGTTCCCTGATGATAACTCTTGGTATCGTGCAGTTGTCAggaacacattttcaaatggcACAGTACTTGTAGAATTCATAGACTTTGGCAATACAGCAACTATTTCGTCTTCAAAGATCTGCTGGCTTCACAAAAAATTCTTGAAAGCACCTAGGTTCAGCATTCACTGCCTACTTAATGGAGTGCAAAGTACCAATTCCAACTCTGAGTGGGGGCAGGAAGCTGGGTTGCATTTCAAACAAGCCACTGAAAATGGAGAGAAATTTACATGTAGCTTCATTAAAATTACAGGATCACTTTGGGAGGTCAGTCTTCAAGACCAGAGCACCACTTTGACAGACCACTTAATAACGAGTggttttgctgtgaattttgaTAATGTTTCGAAGGAGCCAGAGAGTCCACAAACCTCTTCAGGAAGGGACATTTCAGAGGGTTCGGCTGTTACCCCTGAAAAGCAAATGAAGGATCCTGAAGTGCCTCCATTATGCTACACAAGGTGTGCAATTTCAGAGAATCAGACCATTGAAGTCTATGGATCTTGTCTTGTTGGCCCAGAATACTTCTGGTGTCAATATGCAAATTCAAATGATCTTCAAAGGATTGCTGAAGTGGCTGATCAAACTGGAAACAATGAGGCAGGTCACATCTGTGTTGAGGCACTCTATCCTGGGAGCCCATGTCTGGCACTGTTTTCAGAAGATGGTCACTGGTATCGTGCAGAgctaaaagcaaaaacaaaccatGCCCTGTCAATTCTGTTTGTGGATTATGGAAATGAAGTAGAAGTAGATGAAAATTGTTTAAAGTCTATGCCTTCTCCGCTGTTCAAAATTCCAACACAAGCCTTTTTATGCCAGTTAGAAGGGTTTAATCTCTCTCATGGTTCCTGGGATTCCAATGCTGCAGACAAGTTCTATGAGCTTCTTCTAGATCAGCTTTTGAATGTTACCATCCTCAAATGGGAAGATTTTGGAAATGGTGAACCTCCTAAGTTTCATGTAAAAGTTGAATGCAATGGGCAAGTTGTAAATGACTTAATGAGAAACTACTGGAAAACTTGTACAAGTGTTGACATTACATTGGCTAACTCTGAACTAGCTGCTCTTAGTGAAAGCTTTCCATGTGAAGATGAGACTGAAGTTACATTAGAAGTACAGAGAACTGTTAATGAATTCTTAGCTCATCCAGAAGAGCAAAGCACTAGTGTTACCTTGAGCATTGAGCAATGTCTGCCTGAACAGTATGAAAAAGTTGTGATGGAATTGCATGATGAATATGAAGCCACTAATGGTACAATGCATCTAGATGTTCAGAGTGTTTTTTCATCTGAGGAACAACTTGAAGATGGCAAAGTAACACAGGTTGAAAtcacaaaacaagcttctggaTCTGAAAAGATTCATACTGGTTTTGAGAAACAGAGTGCTGAGTCCACCAGAGAAACTTTTAAGGATGAAGCAGAAACTGAAGTAGATGAACCTTTGGTTGCAGAAACTGGTGTACAAAACACTGATGCCCAAGTGTTGCAGGCTGTCACAGAGGACCTGGAAGACCCTGAAGAGGAAACAATACATGCAGACATTGACCCCTGTGGATTATGCGATCCTCAAAGAATCGGTAACGTGGAAGTGGTTAGTCAGGCTGCCCATGTGCAAATTGATCTTCAAGGTATGGTCTCCCTCGAGGAAAGGCCAAAGTGCATTTCAGCAGGCACCGGTGAACAAATTGAAGCTACTTCTAAAGAAACTGACGAatgcaaaacattaaaaatcctCCTGGAAGAATCCAATTTGGATAAAGAAACTCCTACAATCAAACCAATAATGGACTTCCAAGGAACTGGTGTAGATCCAACAATTTCCAAGACTTTGGGATTGCAGACCTCATCTCTCCTGGAATTTCCATGTAAATTAGATGAAGCAGTTCAGGTATGCCAGCAGGCAGAAGAAAGCTTTGAGCTGTTGGATTCCCATGAAGATGAACAAGCAGAGTATAGTGACATTTATGAGGAGGTCTTCAAACAATGCTGTAGTGAACCAGTCTGTCAAGACCGTCCTGTTCCAGAAGAGGCTGGGGATGCCCCTGCTTCTATGGATGTGGTCCATGTAATGCAGGTCCAAGAAGATGCCCAAAAGACAAGAATTGAACCAG ATTGTAGTGGACTGAAACGAATGGAAGAGCTATCTAGTGGCTTTGAGTGTGTTGTCTGGTCATATGTGTACAACACCTGGTGCAATGCAAGGATTCTGAAGATCTATAAAGATACAACAAAG GTATTGCTTTTGGAATCTGATGCTGAAGCTATAGTAGATTCCCGGAGCATCTGGAAAAGTGTTCCTaaagagatgcattttaaagatCAG CTGATTCAAGGCAAAAGCACTAAGACCGAAGACATTTCTCTTGATCAGACAGTCCAGCAAG ATATGTTTTTGGAAAACTACCCTGAAAGAGAGACTGGCAGCGAATTTGCTTCCTCAACctccaaacaaaataaatcagctCTTGAAGAATTG TTCCAGGTAGAAGCACTGGAAGCCTGTGCTCCTGTTCATGTGGAGATGTGtg CCAAACTAGAAGTTGAACACATGTCAGAAGATGAGATGATAATATATGAGAGAAGCACTGAAATTCCCCTAGAGGTGTTTAAGGGGGTTCCAAAGCTGTGTTTGGAAGGTGAAGAAATGCCAGAAGACTTTGACTTCCAATAG
- the sf3b6 gene encoding splicing factor 3B subunit 6 — translation MAMQAAKRANIRLPPEVNRILYIRNLPYKITAEEMYDIFGKYGPIRQIRVGNTPETRGTAYVVYEDIFDAKNACDHLSGFNVCNRYLVVLYYNANRAFQKMDTKKKEEQLKLLKEKYGINTDPPK, via the exons ATGGCTATGCAAGCTGCAAAAAGAGCTAAC ATTCGTTTACCACCAGAAGTAAATCGAATCCTGTATATTAGGAATCTGCCCTACAAAATTACTGCAGAAGAAATGTATGATATCTTTGGAAAGTATGGACCAATCCGGCAAATCAGAGT AGGGAACACTCCAGAAACCAGAGGAACCGCTTATGTTGTCTATGAAGACATCTTTGATGCCAAGAATGCTTGTGATCACTTATCTGGATTTAATGTCTGCAACAGATATCTGGTTGTCTTGTACTACAATGCAAACAGA GCTTTCCAGAAAATGGATACAAAGAAGAAAGAGGAACAGCTGAAACTTCTCAAGGAAAAATATGGCATCAACACAGATCCACCAAAATAA